CACCGATAAAGTAAAATACACCTCGCGCGATTTCTTCCGGCAGCTGCCGAATTGCAAGGTGGCACGGAATCTCCTTAATCGCTCTACTGCGCACTTTGTGGTTCGCGAGGTACTCCGGCACAGACATGCCGCTCGTCTCAAGGTCTTGCACAATATTCTTGATCGTCCGCAGGGCGTGGTCGTTTGCGGGGTAGTCCTGGCCAGTGTCCATGTACTCGCCGCGGATGAAGTCGTCCACGAGGATGGCATTCCCGTTGCAGTTGCGCACTGAAAGGGGGCGGTTTTCGATGATAAGGGTGTTCTCCAGCGGCCGCTTCAGCCACAAGATGTTCTTCTCGTAGTAGTTGTCGTGTGTGAACCACTCCCTGCCGCGCGCGAGGTATTGCGACACGCGCACCCCCGTCGGATCGATTACGCCGAGCACCTGCCGCATGTACCGCTCGCTCGAGGCGGaccacagcaccacctccgcaTCGATAGAGGTGAGGTAGTCAAGCAGTTCCGCCAAGTAGGGGCGGGGAACGAGCCCGGCCTTTAGACGGAACGCCTTGTCGCCGTAGGAGACGATAGTCTCGTCAACGTCAAGCACGATAGTTAGACGGCTGCGGTACTGCTTTTTCCGCGGCCCCAGCAAGCCGCTCTCCTCACGCTGTAAGCTCTGCATCTGCCAGAGCTTCGCCGTGGCAGCCATCATGAGGACGATGATGGTGAAGATGTAGTACCGCACGCCTCGATCGGCCAGCATGCGCTGCCAGTATTCGCGAAAGCGCTTGGCGCCATAGAAACGGTCGTCCGTGTAGCCGTCCCACGCGTTCTCCTTGTTAGCGTACATATGCACGCCCTCCTGGcggccggcgctgctggccgTCCCAAGCGCCCCAGCAGCCACCTCCGCGTATGATTTCTTCCGCGCcgtcgaggacgacgccGAAAGCGATTCAGACGAACTTGCAGCTCCTCGGCCACCAGCAGAGACGGTGTAGTGCGactggcggtgcagcgccatcctCTGAAACAAGTCACGCGGGGCGGAGCCGCCATCACCGAAGCGCGGCTTCGCGCCAGAGACGTCGCCAGAGCGGTCTGGGGGACCAAAAGGGGTCCAGCTGCCAAAGGAGACGAGCAACACACAGGAGCGGCGGTACATGGCGAGTTTCGGCTTGACTGCACggtgcgcttgtgtgctAGCTTGTGCAGGAGAAAGAAATGAAGAAGAGTGGTGAACAGGCACGGAGATACCACGAACACCGATTGCGAAGGCTGAGGcacaggaagagggggggttgACCTATGAAACTGTGAAACACTTGGCGTCGATCTGTGCGCGAGTCtcggtgtgggggggtgtaGGAGTGATGTGATGTCGATCCTAGTGGCACCCACTTGTTCtctcagcagcactgccgcctcctctctccctcaccaaggggaagaagagaacgggAGAAATGCGGCCACACGAAGAGAGGATATCAGGCGAAGACAGACACACGAACACCCACGCATGCTAAGTGTCACGCCTACAGTACATGTAAGGAATGCCCAGATAGGGTAGCGGAAGGGTTCCCGGTGAGGTTCTTCCACcaacgttgctgctgcctctctgccctGTGGAAGGAGCACAACTCTGCGTGgctgcagag
This portion of the Leishmania panamensis strain MHOM/PA/94/PSC-1 chromosome 27 sequence genome encodes:
- a CDS encoding hypothetical protein (TriTrypDB/GeneDB-style sysID: LpmP.27.2180), coding for MYANKENAWDGYTDDRFYGAKRFREYWQRMLADRGVRYYIFTIIVLMMAATAKLWQMQSLQREESGLLGPRKKQYRSRLTIVLDVDETIVSYGDKAFRLKAGLVPRPYLAELLDYLTSIDAEVVLWSASSERYMRQVLGVIDPTGVRVSQYLARGREWFTHDNYYEKNILWLKRPLENTLIIENRPLSVRNCNGNAILVDDFIRGEYMDTGQDYPANDHALRTIKNIVQDLETSGMSVPEYLANHKVRSRAIKEIPCHLAIRQLPEEIARGVFYFIGDKYKAKSDAT